In Triticum urartu cultivar G1812 chromosome 6, Tu2.1, whole genome shotgun sequence, the following proteins share a genomic window:
- the LOC125512328 gene encoding dehydration-responsive element-binding protein 1G-like: MDLSALSSDYSSGTPSPVGADGGNSEGFSAYMTVSSAPPKRRAGRTKFKETRHPVYKGVRRRNPGRWVCEVREPHSKQRIWLGTFETAEMAARAHDVAALALRGRAACLNFADSPRRLRVPPVGASPDEIRRAAVEAAEAFLPAPDQSNAAAEEVAVAPTEQFAGDPYYGMDDGMDFGMQGYLDMAQGMLIAPPPMAGPSATVGDGDDDGEVSLWSY; this comes from the coding sequence ATGGACCTCAGTGCCCTCAGCAGCGACTACTCGTCAGGGACGCCGTCCCCGGTGGGCGCGGACGGCGGCAACAGCGAGGGCTTCTCGGCGTACATGACGGTGTCTTCGGCGCCGCCGAAGCGCCGCGCCGGGCGGACCAAGTTCAAGGAGACGCGGCACCCGGTCTACAAGGGCGTGCGCCGGAGGAACCCCGGGAGGTGGGTCTGCGAGGTGCGGGAGCCGCACAGCAAGCAGAGGATATGGCTCGGCACGTTCGAGACCGCGGAGATGGCGGCGCGCGCTCACGACGTGGCCGCGCTGGCGCTGCGCGGCCGCGCCGCCTGCCTCAACTTCGCCGACTCGCCTCGGCGGCTCCGGGTCCCGCCCGTGGGTGCTAGCCCTGATGAGATACGGcgggcggcggtggaggcggctGAGGCATTCCTGCCGGCACCCGACCAGAGCAATGCGGCCGCCGAGGAGGTAGCAGTTGCACCAACGGAGCAGTTCGCCGGTGATCCGTACTATGGGATGGACGATGGGATGGACTTCGGGATGCAGGGCTACCTCGACATGGCGCAGGGGATGCTCATTGCCCCTCCTCCGATGGCAGGCCCGTCAGCGACTGTCGGAGACGGCGACGATGACGGCGAGGTCAGCTTGTGGAGCTACTGA